A single region of the Psychrobacter alimentarius genome encodes:
- a CDS encoding DMT family transporter, which produces MQILLILIVVLGGMGLSVEAGLLGPLGGQVGELWATLSIFGVGAALTFFLMLFFSPRNSPSFFSQPPLLLVGGILGPIYVVVLTVVTPVIGVAMTMIGILAGQISKSLIIDHYGLFGTTERKIDNKRIIALVFIIAALFFMAKG; this is translated from the coding sequence ATGCAAATATTATTGATACTTATCGTTGTGTTAGGCGGCATGGGGTTATCCGTTGAAGCGGGATTACTGGGCCCTTTAGGGGGTCAAGTTGGTGAATTGTGGGCGACATTGAGTATTTTCGGTGTTGGTGCAGCATTGACTTTTTTTCTTATGTTATTTTTTAGTCCACGCAATAGCCCTTCATTTTTCTCGCAACCCCCTTTGTTACTCGTTGGCGGAATTTTAGGTCCTATTTACGTGGTGGTCTTAACCGTCGTCACACCAGTCATCGGCGTTGCAATGACAATGATTGGCATACTTGCTGGCCAAATCTCAAAAAGTCTGATCATCGATCATTATGGACTATTTGGAACCACAGAAAGAAAAATAGACAATAAAAGAATCATAGCCTTGGTTTTTATCATTGCTGCACTGTTCTTTATGGCGAAGGGGTAA
- a CDS encoding DMT family transporter: protein MKATIYTTVALIAFAANSLFCRMALADDYIDAWSFTIVRLVSAAGCLGIIMILHASHLQRQVRKMNDTSNGTLLVLSDKGSWLSSFTLVIYALCFSIAYVELDTGTGALILFSAVQLTMIGWGIYKKEQLSVLQWTAFIVAVAGFIYLMLPSAAIPSPLAAILMTISGIAWGIYSIRGKTCVSPLRATGFNFIRSLIAVPILLLVSLYYLDNMGLATVNLNNVTTKGILLAGASGAIASGIGYSIWYTAMPLLKHTQAAIVQLCVPILAAILGVVFLSEQLSLPFVVASTVILGAVLTFTLSKKTSKISS, encoded by the coding sequence TTGAAAGCCACGATTTATACCACTGTTGCATTAATCGCATTTGCGGCGAATTCTTTGTTTTGTAGAATGGCGTTAGCGGATGACTATATAGATGCGTGGAGCTTTACTATCGTTCGTTTAGTGAGTGCTGCTGGTTGTTTGGGTATCATTATGATACTGCACGCCTCTCACTTACAACGTCAAGTGCGTAAGATGAATGACACTTCTAATGGCACACTTCTCGTGTTAAGCGATAAAGGCAGCTGGTTAAGCAGTTTCACCCTTGTCATTTATGCGTTATGTTTTTCAATTGCTTATGTAGAATTAGATACAGGTACTGGCGCACTGATTTTATTTTCAGCGGTTCAGCTCACCATGATTGGTTGGGGTATTTATAAAAAAGAGCAGTTAAGCGTATTGCAATGGACAGCATTTATTGTGGCAGTAGCAGGATTTATTTATTTAATGTTGCCGTCAGCAGCAATACCATCTCCATTGGCAGCCATACTTATGACGATCAGTGGTATCGCTTGGGGTATATATAGTATACGTGGCAAAACTTGCGTATCACCACTACGAGCCACTGGTTTTAATTTCATCAGAAGCCTTATCGCGGTTCCAATACTATTATTGGTAAGCCTGTATTACTTGGACAATATGGGACTCGCTACTGTCAATTTGAACAATGTCACGACCAAAGGAATACTACTGGCAGGCGCATCAGGCGCAATTGCATCTGGGATCGGCTATAGCATCTGGTATACAGCCATGCCACTATTGAAACACACACAAGCAGCCATTGTACAATTATGTGTACCGATACTGGCAGCCATACTGGGTGTGGTCTTTTTATCTGAGCAGCTAAGCTTACCATTCGTGGTAGCAAGCACTGTCATTTTAGGCGCCGTTTTAACATTTACTTTAAGTAAAAAGACATCAAAAATATCAAGCTAA
- a CDS encoding DMT family transporter, protein MLILMIVLAIIGGAALSVQAALNGRLGGNVGVFKSAFLTFSVGALVTALLIFFFEPNHSVTLMDVPKWQLLGALCGVPYIVIMVVAVQRIGTAVATVAVIFGQLSMSVLIDNFGWLGNEVITLSGSRIAALVCLAIALYFIYSSNKSEPKAA, encoded by the coding sequence ATGCTTATATTAATGATCGTATTGGCAATAATTGGCGGGGCTGCCTTAAGTGTTCAAGCGGCTTTAAATGGTCGTCTGGGTGGTAATGTTGGCGTCTTTAAAAGCGCATTTCTCACTTTTTCTGTGGGCGCGCTAGTTACTGCTTTACTTATTTTCTTCTTTGAACCAAACCACTCAGTCACGTTAATGGACGTGCCCAAATGGCAGTTACTTGGTGCGCTTTGCGGTGTGCCTTATATCGTCATTATGGTAGTTGCAGTACAACGTATCGGTACTGCCGTCGCAACGGTAGCTGTCATTTTCGGTCAGCTTAGTATGAGCGTGCTAATCGATAATTTTGGTTGGTTAGGTAATGAAGTAATCACACTCTCGGGTAGTCGAATTGCTGCTTTGGTTTGTTTGGCAATTGCACTTTATTTTATTTATTCTAGTAATAAGTCTGAACCTAAAGCTGCTTAG
- a CDS encoding lysozyme inhibitor LprI family protein has translation MKKITSNLRKLSGLTLLSVGLFATAQASAASACDNANTQADINKCTATELSTEDRKLNKSYSDLQRLLDASEKKQLKTAQLAWIDFRDKACKFSARGFSGGSAYPMASNGCLATYTKQRRVQLDDEIANINNR, from the coding sequence ATGAAAAAAATAACGAGTAATTTGAGAAAGCTGTCTGGTTTAACGTTGTTATCTGTCGGTCTGTTTGCTACGGCGCAAGCATCAGCTGCTAGTGCCTGTGATAATGCCAATACTCAGGCAGATATCAATAAATGCACGGCAACTGAGTTATCAACGGAAGACAGGAAATTGAATAAATCCTATAGTGATTTACAACGTCTGTTAGACGCTAGTGAAAAAAAGCAATTAAAGACAGCGCAGCTTGCATGGATTGACTTTAGAGATAAGGCCTGCAAGTTCTCAGCTCGTGGTTTTAGTGGCGGCAGTGCTTATCCAATGGCAAGCAATGGTTGCTTAGCAACTTATACGAAGCAGCGACGTGTACAGCTTGATGATGAAATTGCCAATATCAATAACAGATAA
- the hrpA gene encoding ATP-dependent RNA helicase HrpA: protein MPNTPKNTTLDASTINNHQEEKELVMPNNEDSTIVPDSKKPSPIVDSTDLPVLAKDSYYLSRLERELARAAVNSKKSKSTNNDKTDDALSKKRTQYDKIKSRSQQMVQARIDSIPDDLPNKLNLDLPVSQRAEDLVQAIIDNQVIIVAGETGSGKTTQLPKLAMLAGRGITGQIGHTQPRRLAARSVANRIAEELGEQLGNTVSFKIRFNEQGSAQSVIKLMTDGILLAELGHDRFLSKYDTIIIDEAHERSLNIDFIMGYLKKMLPKRPDLKVIITSATLDTKRFSEYFSHYDAKLKRQVPAPIFNVEGRSFPVEVRYRPLTDEPVTSSDDDSYDDFEDNLPRAVVAAVDECFSDAQNKGHADQADILIFAATEAEIRELQEVLVRHGPKHTEVLPLFARQTYEEQQRIFQPSGRGRRIVIATNVAETALTVPGIRYVIDLGFARISRYSYRSRVQRLPIEAISQAAANQRKGRCGRVAPGVCIRLYSEEDFSGRPEFTEPEILRTNLASVILQMANLRLGSVDDFAFIEPPDSRLVTDGHKLLDELGAITAKSESATNQTSKPKAKKGMDHLNLTRIGQHMARMPIDPRLARMLVAGSDFDCIREMLIVVAALAVQDPRERPANKRTQADQKHAVFRQDDSDFLFYLSLWKALFEKDEDGNKLSGNQRKQFAKKNYLSFPRVREWHQTHRQLVQMVTELKLTDVSDAKTADQNNAKSTSIEAVTSDPTAIEDEELKAVKYANLHRALLTGLLSIIAHKTENRGEYLAARQQKAKIFPASTVFKQVPPWVMAFEMVETSQVFMRTVAKIEPEWIISAAGNLLKYHYFEPHWSKKTGRVKAYAQISLFGLIIISKQLTNYEQVNLSESREIFIRDGLVTGNLGRAAPFLQHNMDKIADIERIEDKLRRRDLLVDEESLYQFYDKKIPAHIASRKAFEDWRAEVEKTDSKHLFFTDDDVLNSQAPTTGDFPEVWKLGDLKLPLRYVFDPASDDDGVTIRVPLAALPQLDAIELLWGVPGWRFELVLQLLKSLPKDIRRQIVPIPDTADSLFDELQPTGGQGLLKQLCQALNRRGIMSVTPESFNPSSIDRYLQPQISVVDDKNRIIEKGRDLQTLQIRHASETSQAVTEQQGVHTEFPAHFAFSKNHHSAGVVMKQFSALVADEAGEAVSIHQYTDVNAALQAHRIGVLTLIKGKLGAKKKQLTSQIDKIFKLAFAPLGDMENLKTIIVDAALDAALEEHYVLFDHSTDIPESADSIAVGLSEELPFTSEEYQKTLDVVTSNFLLTGQSVIKTLKNVYTRWQRIRQGLLMLDREIFGESIEDIEDQLEDLHLADFVYRMDYSHWQQYPRYLEALEIRLERLEHNLDADLDGVYALDLHMERLAGRADKEAISEYRWMVEEYRIQLFAQPMKTRVAVSPKRLSKMWDKVG from the coding sequence AACGATAAAACCGACGACGCTCTCTCTAAAAAACGTACCCAATATGACAAAATAAAAAGCCGCTCACAGCAAATGGTGCAGGCTCGTATAGACAGTATTCCTGATGATTTACCTAACAAGTTAAACCTCGATTTACCCGTTAGTCAACGGGCTGAAGATTTGGTACAAGCCATTATTGATAATCAAGTCATTATTGTGGCAGGTGAGACGGGTTCTGGTAAAACAACACAGCTGCCTAAGCTTGCGATGCTGGCAGGTCGCGGCATTACAGGACAGATAGGGCACACGCAGCCACGAAGATTGGCAGCCCGCAGTGTGGCAAATCGTATCGCTGAAGAGTTGGGTGAGCAGTTAGGTAATACCGTTAGTTTTAAGATTCGGTTTAATGAGCAAGGATCAGCCCAATCAGTCATTAAGTTGATGACCGATGGTATTTTGCTTGCGGAATTAGGGCATGATCGCTTCTTAAGTAAATACGATACTATTATTATTGATGAAGCACATGAACGCAGTTTAAATATTGACTTCATTATGGGTTATCTCAAAAAGATGCTGCCCAAGCGCCCTGATTTAAAAGTCATTATCACGTCAGCAACGCTCGATACCAAACGTTTTAGTGAATATTTTAGTCACTACGATGCCAAGCTGAAGCGCCAAGTCCCTGCACCAATTTTTAATGTCGAAGGACGTAGTTTTCCAGTAGAGGTTCGTTATCGTCCGCTCACAGATGAGCCTGTTACTAGCTCTGACGATGACAGCTATGATGACTTTGAAGACAACCTGCCACGTGCTGTAGTAGCAGCGGTCGATGAGTGCTTTAGTGATGCTCAAAACAAAGGCCATGCCGATCAAGCTGATATTTTGATCTTTGCTGCCACTGAAGCTGAGATTCGTGAGTTACAAGAAGTGCTTGTACGACATGGGCCCAAACACACTGAAGTGCTGCCACTATTTGCGCGGCAAACTTATGAAGAGCAGCAGCGTATTTTTCAACCATCAGGTCGTGGTCGTCGTATCGTCATCGCCACTAACGTTGCCGAAACGGCATTGACGGTTCCCGGTATTCGTTATGTGATTGATTTGGGTTTCGCACGAATTTCGCGTTACTCGTATCGCTCGCGCGTGCAGCGTCTGCCGATTGAAGCGATTTCGCAAGCCGCTGCCAATCAGCGTAAAGGTCGCTGTGGTCGTGTTGCACCTGGTGTCTGTATCCGACTGTATAGTGAAGAAGATTTTAGTGGTCGTCCGGAGTTTACAGAGCCGGAGATTCTGCGAACCAACTTAGCATCTGTTATTTTACAGATGGCAAACCTGCGTCTGGGTAGCGTGGATGATTTTGCTTTTATCGAACCACCTGATAGTCGTCTAGTCACTGATGGTCATAAGCTACTTGATGAATTGGGTGCAATCACTGCCAAAAGTGAATCTGCTACCAATCAAACCAGTAAGCCAAAAGCCAAAAAAGGCATGGACCATCTCAATCTGACTCGTATCGGTCAGCATATGGCACGTATGCCAATTGATCCAAGGCTAGCACGTATGTTAGTCGCTGGTTCTGATTTTGACTGTATTCGTGAGATGCTGATCGTGGTTGCCGCGCTCGCTGTACAAGATCCGCGCGAACGTCCTGCGAATAAACGCACGCAGGCTGATCAGAAGCATGCGGTTTTCCGTCAAGATGATTCTGATTTCTTGTTCTATTTGAGTCTATGGAAGGCTTTGTTTGAAAAAGATGAGGACGGCAATAAGCTGTCTGGTAATCAGCGTAAGCAATTTGCGAAGAAAAACTATCTTAGCTTCCCGCGTGTGCGCGAATGGCATCAGACGCATCGTCAGCTGGTGCAAATGGTGACTGAGCTTAAGCTGACCGATGTGAGTGACGCAAAAACTGCGGATCAAAACAATGCTAAAAGCACATCAATTGAAGCTGTTACCAGTGATCCCACTGCGATTGAGGATGAAGAACTCAAAGCGGTCAAATACGCCAACTTGCACCGAGCGCTATTAACGGGCTTATTGTCCATTATCGCCCATAAAACTGAAAATCGCGGTGAGTATCTAGCGGCGCGTCAACAAAAAGCCAAAATTTTCCCAGCCAGTACTGTGTTTAAACAAGTACCACCTTGGGTTATGGCATTTGAGATGGTAGAAACCTCCCAAGTCTTTATGCGTACGGTCGCTAAAATCGAGCCTGAGTGGATTATCTCAGCGGCAGGCAACTTGTTAAAATATCACTACTTTGAGCCGCATTGGTCGAAAAAGACAGGGCGTGTCAAAGCATATGCGCAGATCAGCTTGTTTGGTCTCATTATTATTAGCAAGCAGTTGACTAATTATGAGCAAGTCAATCTGAGCGAGTCGCGAGAAATTTTTATCCGTGATGGTCTGGTGACCGGTAACTTGGGTCGCGCTGCCCCATTTTTGCAACACAATATGGATAAAATCGCAGATATCGAGCGCATTGAAGATAAGTTGCGCCGCCGTGATTTGTTGGTTGATGAAGAGTCGCTTTATCAATTTTATGATAAAAAAATCCCAGCTCACATTGCCAGCCGTAAAGCTTTTGAAGACTGGCGTGCAGAGGTCGAAAAAACCGATAGCAAGCATCTGTTCTTCACTGATGACGACGTGCTAAATAGCCAAGCCCCAACGACGGGCGACTTTCCAGAAGTATGGAAATTGGGTGATTTAAAACTGCCACTGCGCTACGTCTTTGATCCAGCGAGCGATGACGATGGGGTCACCATTCGTGTGCCACTTGCAGCGTTGCCGCAGCTCGATGCTATTGAGCTACTGTGGGGTGTGCCTGGCTGGCGCTTTGAATTGGTATTGCAGTTATTGAAGTCATTACCAAAAGATATTCGCCGTCAAATTGTACCCATTCCGGATACGGCTGACAGTCTATTTGATGAATTGCAGCCTACGGGTGGTCAAGGGCTGTTAAAGCAATTGTGCCAAGCGCTAAACCGTCGCGGCATCATGTCAGTGACGCCAGAGAGCTTCAATCCGTCGTCGATTGATCGTTATTTGCAGCCACAAATCAGTGTGGTCGATGATAAAAACCGTATCATCGAAAAGGGTCGCGATCTGCAAACGCTACAGATTCGTCATGCATCTGAGACCAGCCAAGCAGTAACCGAGCAGCAGGGCGTCCATACAGAGTTTCCGGCGCACTTTGCCTTTAGTAAGAATCATCACAGTGCAGGCGTGGTGATGAAGCAGTTTTCGGCATTGGTTGCTGATGAGGCAGGAGAAGCTGTATCGATTCATCAATATACAGACGTCAATGCAGCATTGCAGGCGCACCGCATCGGTGTTTTGACGTTAATAAAAGGTAAGCTTGGCGCAAAGAAAAAACAGCTAACCAGTCAAATAGATAAAATATTTAAACTGGCTTTTGCCCCGCTTGGCGACATGGAGAATCTCAAAACCATTATTGTTGATGCTGCACTAGACGCCGCGCTCGAAGAGCACTATGTGTTGTTTGATCATAGTACAGATATACCTGAAAGTGCCGATAGCATCGCTGTCGGTCTGAGTGAGGAGCTGCCGTTTACATCAGAAGAGTATCAAAAAACGCTAGATGTGGTGACAAGTAATTTTTTATTGACGGGTCAAAGCGTGATAAAAACCCTCAAAAATGTCTATACTCGTTGGCAGCGCATTCGTCAGGGGTTGTTGATGCTAGATCGTGAGATATTTGGAGAGTCTATCGAAGATATTGAAGATCAGTTAGAAGATCTGCACTTGGCTGATTTTGTTTACCGGATGGATTATAGTCATTGGCAGCAGTACCCACGCTATCTTGAAGCCCTAGAGATTCGACTTGAGCGACTCGAGCACAATCTGGATGCTGATCTGGATGGGGTTTATGCATTAGATCTACACATGGAGCGCTTGGCAGGACGTGCGGATAAGGAAGCTATTAGCGAATATCGCTGGATGGTGGAGGAGTATCGTATCCAGCTATTTGCTCAGCCGATGAAAACCCGTGTGGCAGTATCGCCGAAGCGCCTGAGCAAAATGTGGGATAAGGTGGGTTAA
- a CDS encoding LysR family transcriptional regulator yields the protein MNNVDNISIKTLHFYISVYKAQSFSVVARKEGVSASKVSRIIKQLEDSLGQQLFYRNTRAVIPTEAGRVFMTYAHAMTESMSMAQEELQDRTLEPGGLLRINAPVFFGQRHIAPWLPQFSAHYPKVQIDLTLTDDFIDPHHYPTDVIFRIGTLNDSTFHARIFGEQTYHLAATPEYINQYGKLQSPTELIHHKGLVYKGSSGPNRWLFKTKGEDWTSCLAPALLMSNNAESLLVTALKGMGIVLFPDWLIGEHLKSGQLVKLLPEYTAAVKTTTQHIAAIYPNTRHVSLNVRTLIDYFAEVYGDPFYWQLN from the coding sequence ATGAATAACGTCGACAATATCAGCATAAAGACTTTGCATTTCTATATCAGTGTCTATAAAGCTCAGAGTTTTTCGGTGGTGGCTCGAAAAGAAGGGGTGTCTGCGTCTAAGGTCTCTCGTATTATCAAACAATTAGAAGATTCGTTGGGGCAACAGCTTTTTTATCGCAATACCCGTGCCGTCATTCCTACCGAAGCAGGACGCGTGTTTATGACCTACGCCCATGCTATGACAGAAAGTATGAGCATGGCACAAGAAGAGCTTCAGGATAGGACATTAGAACCAGGCGGCTTACTCAGAATCAATGCGCCAGTATTTTTTGGACAACGACACATCGCTCCCTGGTTGCCACAATTTAGCGCTCACTATCCTAAAGTACAAATAGATCTGACGTTAACTGATGACTTTATCGATCCTCATCATTATCCAACGGACGTTATTTTTAGAATTGGGACATTAAACGATTCGACTTTTCATGCGCGGATTTTTGGTGAGCAAACATATCATCTGGCAGCCACTCCTGAGTACATAAACCAGTACGGAAAGCTGCAATCGCCAACAGAGTTAATTCATCATAAAGGGTTGGTTTATAAAGGGTCGTCGGGGCCGAATCGCTGGCTTTTCAAGACCAAGGGTGAGGATTGGACTTCTTGTTTAGCACCTGCTTTACTCATGTCCAATAACGCAGAATCCTTATTGGTAACCGCATTAAAAGGCATGGGGATCGTGCTTTTTCCTGACTGGCTGATTGGTGAGCATTTAAAGAGTGGTCAGTTGGTAAAGTTGTTGCCTGAATACACTGCTGCTGTGAAGACCACCACTCAGCACATTGCCGCTATTTATCCCAATACTCGTCATGTTTCTTTAAACGTGAGAACGTTAATCGATTACTTTGCAGAGGTCTACGGTGATCCCTTTTATTGGCAACTCAACTAA